In Streptomyces sp. NBC_00878, a single window of DNA contains:
- a CDS encoding DUF1015 domain-containing protein has protein sequence MNTAGPVDVPAGMGLDLTPFRGLRYDPDRVGSLSAVTSPPYDVVVRPDGLHHLESSDPHNIVRLILPQADTPGARNEQAADTLHRWQSEGVLTTDSEPGLYVYEQRHGDGTLQRGVIGTLRLSEPSEGVVLPHEGVMPHIVADRAALMRATSANLEPLLLTYRGNGSVSGTTAVIEHTAERAPLLSTTTEDGFSHRLWAVTDPAGLAEIRTDLADRQALIADGHHRWATYLRLRAEHPSPSPWDFGLVLLVDTARYPLRVRAIHRLLHRLPVADALAALGDDFRVRQVNGPLSTALEALSVAAAEGNAFLLAGDGAFHLVDRPSPDLLARTIPADRPDAWRTLDATVLHSTLLDHVWRIPDVPEHIAYIHDTAATVAKAERDGGTAVLMHPVHEEVVRALASQGVTMPRKSTSFGPKPASGLVLRALTP, from the coding sequence ATGAACACTGCAGGTCCCGTGGACGTACCGGCCGGCATGGGCCTAGACCTCACCCCGTTCCGGGGCCTGCGCTACGACCCCGACCGAGTCGGCAGCCTCTCCGCCGTCACCTCGCCGCCGTACGACGTGGTCGTACGACCTGACGGCCTGCACCACCTCGAATCGTCGGACCCGCACAACATCGTCCGGCTGATCCTCCCCCAGGCCGACACACCCGGCGCCCGCAATGAGCAGGCGGCCGACACCCTGCACCGCTGGCAGTCCGAGGGCGTCCTGACCACGGACTCCGAGCCGGGCCTGTACGTCTACGAGCAGCGCCACGGCGACGGCACGCTGCAACGCGGCGTCATAGGCACCCTGCGCCTCTCGGAGCCGTCGGAGGGCGTGGTCCTCCCGCACGAGGGCGTGATGCCGCACATCGTCGCGGATCGCGCGGCCCTGATGCGCGCCACCTCCGCGAACCTCGAACCCCTGCTGCTGACCTACCGCGGCAACGGCTCCGTCTCCGGTACGACCGCCGTCATCGAGCACACCGCCGAGCGCGCTCCCCTGCTCTCCACGACCACGGAGGACGGCTTCAGCCATCGACTGTGGGCGGTGACAGACCCTGCGGGCCTGGCCGAGATCCGGACAGACCTGGCCGACCGCCAGGCCCTCATCGCCGACGGCCACCACCGCTGGGCGACTTATCTGCGTCTACGCGCGGAGCATCCCTCCCCCAGCCCCTGGGACTTCGGCCTGGTTCTCCTCGTCGACACCGCCCGCTACCCACTCCGCGTCCGCGCGATCCACCGCCTCCTGCACCGCCTCCCGGTGGCCGACGCCCTGGCAGCCCTTGGCGACGACTTCCGCGTACGCCAAGTCAACGGCCCTCTCTCCACGGCCCTGGAGGCCCTCTCCGTAGCGGCCGCCGAGGGAAACGCGTTCCTCCTTGCGGGCGACGGCGCCTTCCACCTCGTCGACCGCCCGTCCCCGGACCTGCTCGCCCGCACGATCCCTGCGGACCGCCCCGACGCCTGGCGCACCCTCGACGCGACGGTCCTGCACTCCACACTCCTCGACCATGTCTGGCGGATACCCGACGTCCCGGAGCACATCGCGTACATCCACGACACGGCCGCCACGGTCGCCAAGGCCGAGCGCGACGGCGGCACGGCCGTCCTGATGCACCCGGTCCACGAGGAGGTCGTACGCGCCCTCGCGAGCCAGGGCGTCACGATGCCCCGCAAGTCGACGTCGTTCGGCCCGAAGCCGGCGTCGGGCCTGGTGCTGCGCGCCCTGACCCCCTGA
- a CDS encoding HAD hydrolase-like protein: protein MSQTVRTRPEGIDRALSEAYDTALLDLDGVVYAGGHAIAYAVDSLGTARAGGMRLAYVTNNALRTPDTVAAHLTELGIPTEESDVITSAQAVARLISEQVPQGARVLVIGGEGLRVALRERGLEPVESAEDEPVAVVQGYGGPDLAWGRFAEACYAIARGVPWFASNTDLTIPSARGIAPGNGAAVEVVRIATGAEPQVAGKPLPPMHRETILRTGAERPLVVGDRLDTDIEGAFNGEVDSLLVLTGVTDGAQLLAAPPEHRPTYVDADLRGMLTGQPEVVEAGEGFRCGGWTATAGGERLELEGEGEAMDGLRALCAAAWTAAGDGACELDGGKALARLGL from the coding sequence ATGAGCCAGACCGTGAGGACGCGGCCCGAGGGCATTGACCGGGCCCTGAGCGAGGCGTACGACACGGCGCTGCTCGACCTGGACGGGGTGGTGTACGCGGGCGGGCACGCGATCGCGTACGCGGTCGACTCGCTCGGCACGGCCCGTGCGGGCGGGATGCGTCTGGCGTACGTGACGAACAACGCGCTGCGGACGCCCGACACCGTCGCGGCGCATCTCACGGAGCTGGGGATACCGACTGAGGAGTCGGACGTCATCACCTCGGCGCAGGCGGTGGCCAGGCTGATCAGCGAGCAGGTGCCGCAGGGGGCACGGGTTCTGGTGATCGGTGGGGAGGGGCTGCGGGTCGCGCTGCGCGAGCGCGGGCTGGAGCCGGTCGAGTCGGCCGAGGACGAGCCGGTGGCGGTCGTGCAGGGGTACGGGGGGCCCGATCTGGCGTGGGGCCGTTTCGCGGAGGCCTGCTATGCCATCGCGCGCGGGGTGCCGTGGTTCGCGTCCAACACCGATCTGACGATTCCGAGCGCACGGGGGATCGCCCCGGGCAACGGCGCGGCCGTGGAGGTCGTACGGATCGCGACCGGCGCCGAGCCGCAGGTGGCGGGCAAGCCGTTGCCGCCGATGCACCGCGAGACGATCCTGCGGACCGGGGCGGAGCGCCCGCTGGTGGTGGGGGACCGGCTCGACACGGACATCGAGGGCGCGTTCAACGGCGAGGTGGACTCGCTGCTGGTGCTGACCGGTGTGACCGACGGGGCGCAGCTCCTCGCCGCGCCGCCGGAGCACCGGCCGACGTATGTCGACGCCGATCTGCGGGGGATGCTGACCGGGCAGCCGGAGGTCGTCGAGGCGGGCGAAGGGTTCCGCTGTGGGGGCTGGACGGCGACGGCCGGTGGCGAACGGCTGGAACTGGAGGGCGAGGGCGAGGCGATGGACGGGCTGCGGGCGCTGTGTGCCGCCGCCTGGACGGCCGCGGGGGATGGGGCGTGCGAGCTGGACGGGGGGAAGGCGCTGGCGCGGCTGGGGCTTTGA
- a CDS encoding iron ABC transporter permease — translation MLVDSPSVPRAETAPAPPTRRAIRAAGLFVSLAVLVLVALASIAIGAKELSLEQVWHGLFEDTGTYGDVVVSERLSRTVLGLLVGAALGLSGAVLQALTRNPLADPGLLGINAGASAAVVTAITFFGVTSLSGYVWFAFAGAAVVGALVYFLGGSRGATPVRLALAGTAISAALYGYLQAVMIMDEAALGKMRFWTVGSLASATNTTIEQVLPFLVIGTVLALALARPLNAMAMGDDTARALGAHLNRTRGLSMAAATVLCGAATAACGPIVFVGLMVPHVVRSFTGPDLRWILPYATVLSPVLLLGADVIGRMIARPAELQVGIVTAILGGPVFIFLVRRRRTAQL, via the coding sequence GTGTTGGTCGACAGTCCCTCTGTACCGCGCGCGGAGACCGCCCCCGCGCCCCCAACCCGCCGGGCGATACGGGCCGCTGGGCTCTTCGTGTCCCTCGCCGTGCTGGTGCTCGTCGCGTTGGCGAGTATCGCGATCGGCGCAAAAGAGCTGTCCCTGGAGCAGGTCTGGCACGGCTTGTTCGAGGACACCGGAACGTACGGCGACGTCGTGGTGAGCGAGCGGCTGTCGCGTACGGTCCTCGGGCTGCTCGTGGGCGCCGCGCTCGGCCTTTCCGGGGCAGTCCTCCAGGCGCTGACCCGCAATCCGCTCGCCGACCCGGGACTGCTCGGCATCAACGCGGGCGCGTCCGCCGCGGTCGTCACGGCCATCACCTTCTTCGGTGTCACCTCGCTGAGCGGCTATGTGTGGTTCGCCTTCGCGGGGGCGGCCGTCGTCGGGGCGCTCGTGTACTTCCTCGGCGGCAGCCGGGGTGCCACACCGGTGCGGCTCGCGCTCGCCGGCACCGCGATCAGCGCCGCGCTCTACGGCTATCTGCAGGCCGTGATGATCATGGACGAGGCGGCGCTCGGCAAGATGCGCTTCTGGACGGTCGGTTCGCTGGCCTCTGCAACGAACACGACCATCGAGCAGGTGCTGCCGTTCCTCGTGATCGGCACGGTCCTCGCGCTGGCACTCGCCCGGCCGCTGAACGCCATGGCCATGGGCGACGACACCGCCCGCGCGCTCGGGGCACATCTGAACCGCACCCGCGGGCTGTCGATGGCCGCCGCGACCGTGCTCTGCGGGGCCGCGACCGCCGCCTGCGGGCCGATCGTCTTCGTCGGGCTGATGGTTCCGCACGTCGTACGGTCCTTCACCGGGCCCGACCTGCGCTGGATCCTGCCGTACGCCACCGTGCTGTCACCGGTGCTGCTGCTCGGTGCCGATGTCATCGGCCGGATGATCGCCCGGCCCGCGGAGCTCCAGGTCGGCATCGTCACCGCGATCCTCGGCGGGCCGGTCTTCATCTTTCTCGTACGACGGCGGAGGACGGCGCAGCTGTGA